The Arachis hypogaea cultivar Tifrunner chromosome 19, arahy.Tifrunner.gnm2.J5K5, whole genome shotgun sequence genome has a window encoding:
- the LOC112777576 gene encoding uncharacterized protein: protein MVVRFFYFLQGTLRSGQWSYHIYHYQYHVRETSSTVRIRQTLFSVLIRIFKPCHCCHADSELTSLKEMSGPRIAHATLKGPSVVKEIIIGITLGLAAGSVWKMHHWNEQRKVRAFYDLLEKGEISVVAEEE from the exons ATGGTTGTGcggtttttttatttcttacaaGGCACCCTTCGTAGTGGTCAATGGTCATATCATATCTACCATTACCAATATCACGTTCGCGAGACTTCGTCTACGGTTCGCATTCGCCAAACCCTCTTCTCAGTTCTCATCCGGATCTTCAAGCCCTGCCACTGCTGCCACGCTGATTCTG AATTAACAAGCTTGAAGGAAATGTCTGGTCCTAGGATTGCTCATGCTACCTTGAAGGGACCGAGTGTTGTGAAGGAGATAATAATCGGAATAACACTTGGATTAGCTGCTGGTAGTGTCTGGAAGATGCATCACTGGAATGAACAGAGAAAAGTCAGGGCCTTTTACGATTTACTGGAAAAAGGTGAGATTAGTGTTGTTGCAGAGGAAGAATGA
- the LOC112776600 gene encoding calvin cycle protein CP12-1, chloroplastic: MATISTVTLSSPARVIAKGVEIPQKAQTIKFSPVFRLNQRWPCLTGSGRPSSVRPLHAAPDKISEKVEKSIKDAEEACTDNPASNECAAAWDEVEELSAAASHARDKKKESDPLENYCKDNPETDECRTYDN, translated from the coding sequence ATGGCGACAATTTCTACTGTAACCCTCTCAAGTCCTGCTAGAGTAATTGCCAAGGGAGTAGAGATCCCTCAAAAGGCTCAAACTATCAAGTTCTCACCTGTATTCAGGCTCAACCAAAGGTGGCCCTGTTTAACCGGATCGGGCAGGCCATCTTCGGTCCGACCGCTTCATGCGGCCCCGGATAAGATATCGGAGAAGGTAGAGAAGAGCATAAAGGATGCCGAGGAAGCATGCACTGATAACCCGGCAAGCAACGAGTGTGCGGCGGCTTGGGATGAGGTAGAGGAGCTGAGCGCCGCGGCGAGCCATGCGAGGGACAAGAAGAAAGAATCGGACCCGCTTGAGAACTACTGCAAGGATAACCCAGAGACTGATGAGTGCCGCACCTATGATAACTGA